GACGCCGGCCCCGATGATCCGGTCGGCCTGCATGTCGAAGTGGTGGTGACCCAGGGCGGCCCGGAGGTCGACTTCGGCATCGCCGACGTGGCGCTGACGGTACGCGGGCGCGGTATCGGCCGCAGCGCAGAAGAATTCGTCGGACTCGCACAGCAGGCAGCCCAGGTCTGCCCGGTCGGCCGCGCGCTGGCCGCGGTGCCCAAGACCGTGGACGCCGCCTTACAGAGCTGAACGGCCAGACCGGATCAGGCGTGTGAGCGCGTAACCCGCTGCGCCGGTGCCCTGCCGGGCACGAACCCGGCGACCGCACCGATGACCGTTGTCGCGGGTGGTTCGATACCCGCCGCACGGGCCAACCCGGCGATGGAGCCCAGCGTGCCGCGCACCTCGTGCTGGCTGGACAGGCTGCCGTCGGCGACCACCGCGGCCGGGGTGGCCGGGTCCATCCCCGCCGCGGTCAACGCCGCCGCGATCGACGCCAGGTTGGCCACCGCCATCATCAACACCAGGGTCGTATTGGCATGTGCCAGCGCGGCGTAGTCGATGGTGCACTCGGGGTGGCCTGGGGGCACATGGCCGGACACCACGGTGAAACCTTGGGTGAGCCCGCGATGGGTGACCGGGATCAGGGC
This DNA window, taken from Mycolicibacterium neoaurum, encodes the following:
- a CDS encoding OsmC family peroxiredoxin, giving the protein MSARQAIAEWNGALVTGSGTIELATSGQGQFPYSLPARAADAATMTSPEELLAAAYASCYAMQLAALLDAGPDDPVGLHVEVVVTQGGPEVDFGIADVALTVRGRGIGRSAEEFVGLAQQAAQVCPVGRALAAVPKTVDAALQS